One segment of Natronobacterium texcoconense DNA contains the following:
- a CDS encoding inositol monophosphatase family protein, which produces MPTPALDAVETTAIEACKAGGTYLRDAYRSGNTTADAGEHDVKSSADTAAEERILAVIRDRFPDHPLEAEESGIHEGSGRYRWLVDPLDGTNNFEAGLPSFATGITVLDLKDDNDPEPVLGVVYAPVSDDLYVGRRGRGVRHDGQPVTADSDLEPAAATIVSVIGHDVKRDPEHAAVSAAINRSIEDRCKRRLESWSPTVHWGLLARGRLDGIVCYRPDREEQLLGELFSAESGLRTAAGDEWFVAAGNDAVFDAVREIALEHA; this is translated from the coding sequence ATGCCCACGCCCGCTCTCGATGCAGTCGAGACGACCGCCATCGAAGCCTGCAAAGCCGGCGGCACGTACCTGCGTGATGCCTACCGATCCGGGAACACGACCGCCGATGCCGGGGAACACGACGTCAAGTCGAGCGCGGATACGGCCGCCGAGGAGCGTATCCTCGCGGTGATCCGCGATCGGTTCCCGGATCACCCGCTCGAGGCCGAAGAGTCCGGCATCCACGAGGGAAGCGGTCGATACCGATGGCTCGTCGATCCGCTCGACGGAACGAACAACTTCGAGGCCGGACTGCCGTCGTTCGCGACGGGGATCACGGTACTCGACCTGAAAGACGACAACGACCCTGAACCCGTCCTCGGCGTCGTCTACGCCCCCGTCAGCGACGACCTCTACGTCGGGCGTCGCGGTCGCGGCGTCCGTCACGACGGTCAGCCGGTTACAGCCGACAGCGACCTCGAGCCGGCCGCCGCGACGATCGTCTCGGTCATCGGCCACGACGTGAAACGAGACCCCGAGCACGCGGCGGTCTCGGCAGCGATCAACCGATCGATCGAGGACCGGTGTAAACGTCGCCTCGAGAGCTGGAGTCCGACGGTCCACTGGGGGCTGCTCGCGCGCGGTCGGCTCGACGGCATCGTCTGCTATCGGCCGGATCGGGAGGAACAGTTACTCGGGGAGCTGTTTTCGGCGGAGAGTGGCCTCCGGACGGCCGCCGGTGACGAGTGGTTCGTCGCCGCCGGAAACGACGCCGTCTTCGACGCTGTCCGGGAAATCGCCCTCGAGCACGCCTAG
- a CDS encoding xenobiotic acyltransferase family protein, producing MTLETLLHRSLSVLGYPTAAHELVNRYSESTRLDVDPTARISVGCLLRGAVDLGPYVRLSRGCVVGGDVSIGRRTNLEPDCDVVGDVEFGNYCAIARESTFQQTNHKTTQPSQQMKLYSEVLDSELPPTDDGPITVGNDVWIGAGTTVLTGVTIGDGAIVGAGSVVTGDVEPYSVVAGVPAEHIKWRFPEAVRERLLELEWWEWDEETILEHREFFERELSDLDADDLDAIGPIEETVESEQQPAVTSPPMAEDD from the coding sequence GTGACCCTCGAGACGCTGCTCCACCGGTCGCTGTCGGTACTGGGGTATCCGACCGCGGCCCACGAACTCGTCAACCGGTACTCGGAGTCGACCCGACTCGACGTCGATCCGACCGCCCGGATTTCGGTCGGCTGTCTGCTCCGGGGAGCGGTCGACCTGGGGCCGTACGTGCGGTTGAGCCGTGGCTGTGTCGTCGGGGGCGACGTCAGTATTGGGCGACGAACCAACCTCGAACCCGACTGCGACGTCGTCGGCGACGTCGAGTTCGGCAACTACTGTGCGATCGCCAGGGAGAGCACGTTCCAGCAGACCAACCACAAGACGACCCAGCCCTCCCAACAGATGAAGCTGTACAGCGAGGTGTTAGACAGCGAACTACCGCCGACCGACGACGGGCCGATCACGGTCGGCAACGACGTCTGGATCGGTGCCGGGACGACCGTCCTCACCGGCGTGACGATCGGCGACGGCGCGATCGTGGGTGCCGGTTCCGTCGTCACCGGCGACGTGGAGCCGTACTCCGTCGTTGCTGGCGTCCCGGCCGAACACATCAAGTGGCGATTCCCCGAAGCGGTCCGAGAGCGACTGCTCGAACTCGAGTGGTGGGAGTGGGACGAGGAGACGATCCTCGAGCACCGCGAGTTCTTCGAACGCGAACTCTCGGATCTCGACGCGGACGACCTCGACGCGATCGGCCCCATCGAAGAGACGGTCGAGAGCGAGCAGCAACCGGCAGTCACGTCGCCACCGATGGCCGAAGACGACTAG
- a CDS encoding DJ-1/PfpI family protein, which translates to MSETTAEIVLFDGFDELDAIGPYEVLENGAELGADLETRLVTLEGDTDEDGLVTASHGLRVEPEGTLGEPDLLVVPGGGWTTEGGVRAVVEDGSIPAAVDECYTAGATVASVCTGGMILSEAGLLEGRPAATHHVAVDDLADTDANVVDERVVDDGDVLTAGGVTSGIDLALWILEREFGEDVADAVSERMVHERRGEVFG; encoded by the coding sequence ATGAGCGAGACGACTGCCGAGATCGTACTGTTCGACGGCTTCGACGAACTCGACGCCATCGGTCCATACGAAGTTCTCGAGAACGGGGCCGAACTGGGTGCCGACCTCGAGACGCGACTCGTCACCCTCGAGGGCGACACGGACGAGGACGGACTCGTCACCGCGAGTCACGGACTCCGCGTCGAACCCGAAGGGACGCTGGGCGAACCGGACCTGCTCGTCGTCCCCGGCGGTGGGTGGACGACGGAGGGTGGCGTTCGGGCGGTCGTCGAGGACGGTTCGATTCCGGCGGCCGTCGACGAGTGTTACACGGCCGGCGCGACCGTCGCGTCGGTCTGTACCGGCGGGATGATCCTCTCGGAAGCGGGCCTGCTCGAGGGCCGACCGGCCGCCACCCACCACGTCGCGGTCGACGACCTCGCAGACACGGACGCGAACGTGGTCGACGAACGTGTTGTCGACGATGGCGACGTGCTCACCGCGGGCGGCGTCACGTCGGGGATCGACCTGGCGCTGTGGATTCTGGAACGGGAGTTCGGCGAGGACGTCGCGGACGCGGTCTCCGAGCGGATGGTTCACGAGCGACGCGGCGAGGTGTTCGGCTGA
- a CDS encoding HAD family hydrolase: MSAVLFDMDGVLVDSEDYWVQFEREEILPAAVPDDDVDLAELSGMNYRDIYDYLEAEYGTAITREEFVERFTEAAEEIYTERVALLDGTRDLLERLDERDVPTAVVSSSPHDWIGMVLERFDLEDEFDHVISADDIEAASKPAPDVFEYAAGEVGVPAEECVVVEDSENGIEAAARAGTYVVAYRIDAHGDIDRSPADAVVDAPDGIRETILKLTD; the protein is encoded by the coding sequence ATGTCCGCAGTCCTGTTCGACATGGACGGCGTTCTCGTCGACAGCGAAGACTACTGGGTTCAGTTCGAACGCGAGGAGATCCTGCCGGCCGCAGTCCCGGACGACGACGTCGACCTCGCCGAACTCAGCGGGATGAACTACCGCGATATCTACGACTATCTCGAGGCCGAGTACGGAACCGCGATCACGCGCGAGGAGTTCGTCGAGCGGTTCACCGAGGCCGCCGAGGAGATCTACACCGAGCGAGTGGCGCTGCTGGACGGGACGCGCGACCTGCTCGAGCGACTCGACGAGCGGGACGTTCCCACGGCGGTCGTCTCCTCGTCACCCCACGACTGGATCGGCATGGTACTCGAGCGGTTCGACCTCGAGGACGAGTTCGATCACGTGATCAGCGCCGACGACATCGAGGCGGCGAGCAAACCGGCGCCGGACGTCTTCGAGTATGCGGCCGGGGAGGTCGGGGTTCCGGCCGAGGAGTGTGTCGTCGTCGAGGACTCCGAGAACGGAATCGAGGCGGCCGCGCGAGCGGGGACGTACGTCGTCGCCTACCGGATCGACGCCCACGGCGACATCGACCGCTCGCCAGCGGATGCCGTCGTCGACGCACCGGACGGAATTCGGGAGACAATTCTGAAACTGACCGACTGA
- a CDS encoding CBS domain-containing protein produces MSTNLVTVSPETEATTALDTLQREGIGRILVTESDGSLAGLISRADLMTILEIDPIRDRPGTFDRRLIRWGCPSGGRTRATRTSTSLKRNWNGI; encoded by the coding sequence ATGTCGACCAATCTCGTGACCGTCTCGCCCGAGACCGAGGCGACGACGGCGCTCGACACGCTCCAGCGCGAGGGCATCGGTCGGATTCTCGTCACGGAGTCGGACGGCTCGCTGGCCGGCCTGATCTCGCGGGCCGATCTCATGACGATCCTCGAGATCGACCCGATCCGCGACCGCCCTGGCACGTTTGATCGAAGGCTGATTCGCTGGGGTTGCCCGTCCGGCGGGCGAACACGGGCTACCCGCACTTCGACAAGTCTCAAGCGAAACTGGAACGGTATATGA
- a CDS encoding ATP-binding protein, translating into MDNLTPILKRDQPTSRIKIGAKKVGPNAETVEIRHNGRRAFFYVEPIEDSIVDGIGNKVRMHQNVTTVFGGIDRGKDFLVDSDASKRDVVECSSAKIHTSEISPDDLAPFLRENDYLLHPMEEVVPKGDDLATFEVAAMEPTGYNTLRVTEGTEFEFIDAGELRELRATRNAAGRGGPGAGPGEEGADEDEIQVTLEPKKPTVSFEEDVAGLPEVKRTAENLLALFDPDVRDEVVERYGDEFASRGNSMLLYGPPGCGKTLISEAIAYEAKYNSNIEDSYGEVKFLEIKGSDVLSKYSGESEKRVEAIFEKAHGIAQEGFAVLFFDEVDTLIPDRGDDSLQRHERSLTNAFLQEMNEIEDNLLVIGATNMPFTIDPAATRRFPIQQFIPQPDREVMAGVWRKHLSEMNATEEIDYERLGGASEGYTPAEIADRVLGSELQREFVESVYQPDREPIDPDTDYFLERLEETDPKTIRQYVASVRTQIDDLEGYPELRRYVEDQADRLGMQLGNEPSSLERLLAGSGAETDEPDAADGDTDGGFDFGDGDGGDDGSGGNGSDCSDDGGGDDG; encoded by the coding sequence ATGGATAATCTAACGCCAATACTGAAACGAGATCAGCCGACGTCCCGAATCAAGATCGGGGCAAAGAAAGTCGGACCGAACGCGGAGACCGTCGAAATACGCCACAACGGGAGGCGGGCCTTCTTCTACGTCGAACCGATCGAGGACTCGATCGTCGACGGGATCGGGAACAAGGTCCGGATGCACCAGAACGTCACGACGGTGTTCGGCGGAATCGACCGGGGCAAGGACTTTCTCGTCGATTCCGACGCGAGCAAGCGCGACGTCGTGGAGTGTTCGTCCGCGAAGATCCACACGAGCGAAATCTCGCCGGACGACCTCGCGCCGTTCCTCCGGGAGAACGACTACCTGTTGCATCCGATGGAAGAAGTCGTCCCGAAAGGCGACGACCTGGCGACGTTCGAGGTCGCCGCGATGGAGCCGACTGGATACAACACGCTCCGGGTAACCGAGGGGACGGAGTTCGAGTTCATCGACGCCGGCGAACTCCGGGAACTTCGCGCGACGCGGAACGCAGCAGGTCGCGGCGGCCCCGGTGCCGGTCCCGGTGAGGAGGGCGCGGACGAGGACGAGATCCAGGTCACTCTCGAGCCCAAGAAGCCGACCGTCAGCTTCGAAGAGGACGTCGCGGGGCTGCCGGAGGTCAAGCGGACGGCCGAAAACCTGCTTGCGCTGTTCGATCCCGACGTTCGCGACGAGGTGGTCGAACGCTACGGCGACGAGTTCGCCTCCCGCGGTAACAGCATGCTGCTGTACGGGCCGCCGGGCTGTGGGAAGACGCTCATCTCCGAAGCGATCGCTTACGAGGCCAAGTACAACTCGAACATCGAGGACAGCTACGGCGAGGTGAAGTTCTTAGAGATCAAGGGCAGTGACGTCCTCTCGAAGTACTCCGGCGAGTCCGAGAAACGCGTCGAGGCGATCTTCGAGAAGGCCCACGGGATCGCACAGGAGGGGTTTGCCGTCCTCTTTTTCGACGAGGTCGACACTCTCATCCCGGATCGCGGAGACGACTCGCTGCAGCGTCACGAGCGGTCACTGACCAACGCCTTCCTCCAGGAGATGAACGAGATCGAGGACAACCTGCTCGTGATCGGCGCGACGAACATGCCCTTCACCATCGATCCGGCCGCGACGAGACGGTTCCCGATCCAGCAGTTCATCCCCCAGCCCGACCGGGAGGTGATGGCCGGAGTCTGGCGCAAACACCTCTCCGAGATGAACGCCACCGAGGAGATCGACTACGAACGCCTCGGCGGTGCCTCGGAAGGGTACACGCCGGCCGAAATCGCCGACCGCGTGCTCGGCAGCGAACTCCAGCGGGAGTTCGTCGAGAGCGTCTACCAGCCCGACAGAGAGCCCATCGACCCCGATACGGACTACTTCCTCGAGCGACTCGAGGAGACCGATCCGAAGACGATCCGCCAGTACGTCGCCAGCGTCCGGACCCAGATCGACGACCTCGAGGGGTATCCGGAACTGCGCCGATACGTCGAGGATCAGGCCGACCGGCTGGGGATGCAACTGGGCAACGAGCCGTCGTCGCTCGAGCGGCTGCTCGCCGGCAGTGGGGCCGAGACGGACGAACCCGACGCTGCCGACGGCGACACCGACGGCGGCTTCGACTTCGGCGACGGTGACGGTGGCGACGACGGTAGCGGTGGAAACGGCAGTGACTGTAGCGACGACGGTGGTGGCGACGATGGCTGA